In the genome of Candidatus Gastranaerophilales bacterium, the window AGAGCATTATTTAATGCTCTGTTTTTTTTATGTGCCGATAATTTCTTTTATTTTGCTAATTTTTCTCTGGTGTAGTTAACCAAACCGCCCGCTTTAATAAGATTTTGGATAGACTCCGGGAATTTAGCCGTTGAGTATTCTTTATTTTGGGTTTTGTTGTATATTTTTCCCGAAGCTAAATCGACTTCTATAACATCACCTTTTTGAACTTCATCAGGAAGCTGAGAGTTTTCCAGGATAGGCAAACCTATGTTAATGGCGTTTCTGTAGAATATTCTTGCAAAAGTCTTAGCTATAACAACGCTTACTCCGCTTGCTTTTATTGCGATAGGAGCGTGTTCTCTTGAGCTTCCGCAGCCGAAATTTTCACCTGCTACTATTATATCGCCTGCTTTTACTTCTTTGGCAAAAGCTTGGTCTATATCTTCCATACAGTATTTTGCAAGTTCTTTAGGATCAGAAGTGTTTAAATATCTTGCCGGAATGATTACATCCGTATCAACATTATCTTTGTAAACCCAAGCGTTACCCGAAATATTTGTCATATTGCTCTCCTTTTAAAATCTGCTTAAATTATATATAAAACAAGCCGATAAAACAATTATTATCGCCCGTAGCTTTTGGGGTCTAAAATATCTCTTATGGTATCGCCTATTAAGTTAAAGGACAAAATTGTTATAAAAATCAAATACCCCGGAGTCAAAAGCCATGGCCTGTAGATTATATTTGTGTATTCCTGTGCTTCTTTGAGCATATTACCCCAGCTTGCGTCGGGCTGCTGAATACCTAACCCCAAAAAGCTCAACCCCGACTCGCCCAGGATATACCCGGGTACGCTTAAGGTTACGGCTACTATGACAAAACTTGCGGTTTGAGGAAGGATATGTTTCATAATAATTCTTAAACTGCTTGCCCCTATTGCTTTGGCTGATTCTACATATTCCTGTGTTTTGATGGATAAAACCATTCCCCTCACTACCCTTGAAAACCCTGCCCAGCCTATAAAAGCCAGTATTACTATTATGAGAGTAAACCTTTGTGTGCTTGTCATTCCGGCGGGCAAAAGCGCTGCTAAAATTATCAGGAGATAAAAGCTCGGTATAGACATAATCGCTTCTGCTATACGCATCATAACGGTATCGACAATTCCGCCGCTAAACCCTGCTATACCGCCGTAAATCAAGCCTATCGGAAACGATATAAATAATGCCAAAAATCCGATTGTCAATGATACCTGCCCTCCGTATAAGAGTCTTGAAAAATTATCTCTGCCGTTAATATCGGCGCCTAAAAAATACAGCCTGCCGGCAGGTTTATCAAGTCCGACGAGGTGCCTGTCCGTTTTGAATACACCTAAAAATTTGTATTCAAACCCTTTGGCAAAAAGTTTCAAATAGTATTTTTGCGACCTGTCAAGAGTATAGTCTGTCGAAAAGGTTTCTTTGTTAAATGTTCTTGTATAGTTGTATGTATAAGGTTTTGAGAGGTTTCCACGCTGGTCTATTACAAAAATTTTAGAAGGCGGTGCATAAGAAATATGCCTGTCGCTAAAGTCTTCGGAATTTACAGCGAAAAAGTCCGCAAACGCTATCAAAATATAAAAAACGAACAATATAAAAATAGCTATACGTGCAAATTTATCTTTAAATATTTGCCTTAGGGGGCTTCTGTTTATTTTTAACTCATTTATTTTACTCATTCCATCACCACCCGCGGGTCAACTGATTTTAAAAGAATATCACCAATCAAATTCCCTGCAATAAGCATTATTGAGCCAATCATAAGCGATGCCATAACAAGATTAATGTCAGACTTGAGTACGGCTTCCAAAACAAGCCTTCCCAAGCCGGGGTACTGAAAAACATATTCTGTTAAGGCCGCGCCGCTCAATAAACCTGCAAACTCAAAACCTATAAGCGTTATCATAGGGTTTATTGCGTTAATTAAAGCATGTTTGTAGACTACGGTATTTTCGCTAAGCCCTTTTGCACGGGCAAGTTTTATATAATCTGATTCCAAAACATCAAGCAAATTTCCTCTCATTTGTCTTTGAAGACTTGCAAGGCTTAGTGTAAAAAGTACAAGCACGGGCAGGAATAAATGATGGGAAATATCTAAAATCTTAAAAAACCAGTTCATATTGCTAAATCCGGGGCTGGTTAATCCTCCGACAGGAAACCATCCTGTTTTTACGGCGAAAACCAGAAGCAGCAATGCAAAGAAAAAAGAGGGGATAGCCATTCCTACTGAGGTAAATACTGTAATTATCCTGTCTATCGGCTTTCGCCAGTTTAAGGCTGCATAAATACCCAGCGGTATTCCGACAACCCAGGTGAAAAGTATTGTTATTATTGTTAAAAGAAGAGTGTTTGGTATACGTTCTTTGAGCTTATCGGAAACCTTTTCCCCGGCGGTTGTTACTCCGAAATCTCCTCTTACAAAACTTCCTGCCCATTTAAAATACTGTTTATACAAAGGTAAATGAAGCCCGAGTCTTTGTTCCTCGGCTTTGAGAGTTGCCGCTGAAATGGCAGGGTTAAGCTTTAGTTCGCTTAAAGGGTCAATAGGACTCATTCTTATTATAAAAAAGCTGAAAATCGATACCAAAATTAATAATGGTATGGATTGCAGTATTCTTTTCAGTATATATAAAGGGATAGACATTATTTTATATAAATCTCCTCTAGGTTATGAACAGGACCGCCAAGAGGGGTCGGGTTGATGTTGCCCAAATGTTTTCTTATTGCAACTATATTCAGCGGGGTATAAAGATAAATAAAAGGCTGCTGCTCGTAAGCGATTTGTTGGTATTGGTCGTAAATAGCCTTTCTTTTATTGAAGTCAAGTTCAAGGGCTCCTTTTAAAAATATATCGTCAATCTGAGCTTCCCAAGGTCTTAAATCGGCTTTATTAAGAGCATCTTTGCCCTGCCTTAAATTAAACATGTGCAAAGTCCCGTCAGAGCGCCATACATTTGCACCGTTATTGGGTTCCAGACTTGAGCCGGTAAGCCCTAATATAATCGCATCCCAATCCATAGCGCCTGTTATTTTGCCGACTAAAACATTAAATTCTATCGGTTTAAAGTTTACCTTCATACCGAGTTCTTTGAGGTCTTCTTTTACCATTACGCCGACAGATTCTCTTTCTGTATTGCCCGCATTTGTCAGCATTGTAAATTCTACTAAATGCCCCTCCTTGTCATATAGATTCCCTTTTTTATCATAATAAAACCCTGATTTTTTGAGTAGTTCTCTGGCATAATTCAAATCTCTCGGATGTCCTTTTGCAAGTTCTTTGTCCAGAAATATAGAAGATAAGCCTTCTGCCGTAAACAACGGGGAACCCACGCCTTCAAGGATATTTGACACTATAAAATCACGGTCGATGGCATAGTCAACAGCTCTTCTGAAATTGATATCGTTAAACCATTTTTGCTTTACGGGGTCTACGTAATATTGCCCTTTATCATTTTTTCTGCGGTTCAGATTAAAAGTTATAAAAGTGGTTCCGTCACCGGCACCAAGGTTATACATTTTGTAGTTCGAAGCTTTTTCTTTTTGTTTAAATCGTG includes:
- the leuD gene encoding 3-isopropylmalate dehydratase small subunit; the protein is MTNISGNAWVYKDNVDTDVIIPARYLNTSDPKELAKYCMEDIDQAFAKEVKAGDIIVAGENFGCGSSREHAPIAIKASGVSVVIAKTFARIFYRNAINIGLPILENSQLPDEVQKGDVIEVDLASGKIYNKTQNKEYSTAKFPESIQNLIKAGGLVNYTREKLAK
- a CDS encoding ABC transporter permease, producing MSKINELKINRSPLRQIFKDKFARIAIFILFVFYILIAFADFFAVNSEDFSDRHISYAPPSKIFVIDQRGNLSKPYTYNYTRTFNKETFSTDYTLDRSQKYYLKLFAKGFEYKFLGVFKTDRHLVGLDKPAGRLYFLGADINGRDNFSRLLYGGQVSLTIGFLALFISFPIGLIYGGIAGFSGGIVDTVMMRIAEAIMSIPSFYLLIILAALLPAGMTSTQRFTLIIVILAFIGWAGFSRVVRGMVLSIKTQEYVESAKAIGASSLRIIMKHILPQTASFVIVAVTLSVPGYILGESGLSFLGLGIQQPDASWGNMLKEAQEYTNIIYRPWLLTPGYLIFITILSFNLIGDTIRDILDPKSYGR
- a CDS encoding ABC transporter permease; translation: MSIPLYILKRILQSIPLLILVSIFSFFIIRMSPIDPLSELKLNPAISAATLKAEEQRLGLHLPLYKQYFKWAGSFVRGDFGVTTAGEKVSDKLKERIPNTLLLTIITILFTWVVGIPLGIYAALNWRKPIDRIITVFTSVGMAIPSFFFALLLLVFAVKTGWFPVGGLTSPGFSNMNWFFKILDISHHLFLPVLVLFTLSLASLQRQMRGNLLDVLESDYIKLARAKGLSENTVVYKHALINAINPMITLIGFEFAGLLSGAALTEYVFQYPGLGRLVLEAVLKSDINLVMASLMIGSIMLIAGNLIGDILLKSVDPRVVME